A part of Aspergillus flavus chromosome 5, complete sequence genomic DNA contains:
- a CDS encoding putative 2,3-diketo-5-methylthio-1-phosphopentane phosphatase, which yields MANPTRKIVCFSDFDGTIFMQDTGHVLFDNLGCGEERRQMLDEQIKSGERSFREVSEEMWGSLRVPFEDGFEVMKKELEIDQGFKEFHQFCIDNGIIFNVISAGLKPILRKVLDTFLGEDESSQIGIVANDAQIKSDGSEWKPIWRHETELGHDKALSVKEGRAQAEELSDENEVPLIIFIGDGISDLAAAREADVLFARKGLRLEEYCIEHQIPYIGFDSFTDVKREVENIMKEDQEKTGGVGKPVRFNPRANMWRRVSSKQAVPKFVAATPSKEEKMFLWPENFSQYQPKPVPENMAS from the exons ATGGCCAACCCCACGAGAAAGATTGTCTGTTTTTCAG ACTTTGACGGAACGATTTTCATGCAAGACACGGGCCATGTCCTCTTCGATAACCTGGGGTGTGGCGAGGAGCGCCGTCAGATGCTCGATGAGCAGATCAAGTCCGGCGAACGATCATTCCGGGAAGTCTCCGAGGAAATGTGGGGGTCGTTGCGGGTTCCGTTCGAGGATGGGTTTGAAGTGATGAAAAAGGAACTGGAGATTGACCAGGGCTTTAAGGAGTTTCACCAATTCTGCATTGACAACGGAATCATTTTCAATGTCATCAGTGCTGGATTGAAGCCCATTCTGCGGAAAGTGCTGGACACTTTCTTAGGCGAGGATGAA TCATCACAAATCGGCATTGTCGCAAACGACGCACAGATCAAATCCGACGGCTCGGAATGGAAGCCGATCTGGCGACACGAAACCGAACTTGGTCACGACAAGGCCCTTTCTGTGAAGGAAGGCCGTGCGCAGGCCGAAGAATTGAGCGATGAGAACGAGGTCCCGCTCATTATATTCATTGGCGATGGCATCTCCGACCTGGCAGCCGCCCGGGAAGCCGATGTGCTTTTTGCCCGGAAGGGACTCCGACTGGAGGAATACTGCATTGAGCACCAGATCCCCTACATAGGCTTCGATAGCTTCACCGACGTGAAGAGAGAAGTGGAGAATATTATGAAGGAGGATCAAGAGAAGACTGGAGGTGTGGGTAAACCGGTTCGGTTTAACCCCCGCGCAAACATGTGGAGACGGGTCTCCAGCAAGCAAGCA GTTCCTAAGTTTGTCGCCGCGACCCCCtcgaaagaggagaagatgttccTTTGGCCAGAGAATTTCTCCCAATACCAACCTAAGCCTGTTCCGGAAAACATGGCTTCATAG